A genomic stretch from Gorilla gorilla gorilla isolate KB3781 chromosome 20, NHGRI_mGorGor1-v2.1_pri, whole genome shotgun sequence includes:
- the LOC134757672 gene encoding WD repeat-containing protein 87-like, whose translation MRKLAKEKGKIAKEERKLTEPEEKMQRKEKPTKDKKKLTHPEEKMAQEEEIPASPQKELIMEDQKLVLEEKRLTGKRGQLLRKGKEVIRKKKKPILKRERLEWEKMQAQEESMRTQEEKELAEEEEELAGEEEELAEEEEELAEVEEELAEEEEELAGEEEELAEVEEELAEEEEELAGEEEELAGEEEELAREEEEVAKEEEELAWEEKELGWEEKELGWEEEELAEEEEEVAEEKEALILDIEKQVGERKKHIWEKEKHVEEEEKEAWELGKLVQDHWFREEEGLSGKEREQTLEMERLAEQESKLIQKEKWFGKEALYGEQEEQDQTERQAQKEESKQLAWERKKLYLEDNEKFGELEKLSKEEEKLAQKMEQEAEKRKQWAREKIKQVSEEEKITEEIEKGSPKEEKQTIGKEKKAEKKKKQIEKDEKAIEEEQWIQEKLALQKEKLSHEERVWSQKDKKRSWKEEKEVEPKKQRVWKKEKLSLEEEEQAGEMEEQFQEKEEEAKEIEKRALAKRQAPKDSKLAKKKSHIAEKEKATAREGIGITEKKKKITQEEKEIMKEEGKLSQEDRQLAYDITTKERDVAKKKKKTKEERKQAMRKLDIEKGIGSEEKETRSREENIRMKENQLFGILAGIVRELITVPSEERKITEGETSPIIEKSEIDGRRWEFFKEQEEIIEEEKEQAQKDRKLEDRLATKERMVTDKESSEEDGKLLEEVQEKILFNKIQVQTTLKEFQKTNLLEKRQVEELLKRVEEHKLDKTQMKWLLDNLRGILFEDLYKSLTEKETEGGLIKKGKEEDILPKKEKRKRLIKKKKASTSEDELEDNLAKKLKEKGSTQKRKMEKRLTKEKERLSKKKEGLQEEEKSLSEEELGCWNEKEEEESLSEEEEESLSEEEEDSLSEEEEESLSEEEESLSEEEEEESLSEEEESLSEEEESLSEEEEEESLSEEEESLSEEEESLSEEEEEESLSEEEESLSEEEDSLSEEKEEEEMEEKEKEEEERQKDVESLSEEKEKESRLMEAMFSEEERVLKTKFSKEEVRLSRLVTEGEDLAEEREGTAKGEMHFKREGLLDVRRYSRLMDKAVWPTVLKSTSKIPFQVTLEEKEATPLKVLEDHLDFEDREGSQLLGVHPVTSSLGREENELLEKARGMFLQAMETGLETQVPEGLHRPEFQLPDTFMEPQKPKHGPKGERWKWFLGYQDSLMGKTEGQAPAPAPAFSPEMPDRRYRRPAFSEARFSDEDWINNALKRLEAGKQLSRDSFHRLSQILRDFTSKRYLKWMRMSNLKVIAKHLRQNLELSHTDILQTCKEVLSPVPLKEIPPVRRKETQKWLGPSSMPKPVLPSAIKRTQTPQALSWHLLAESYRKKQAKQLSTALKEIKHLYPVTRDVPTAVCPSVDKKSLALVFEKDFPALMRKGESSKFPTAKKVALPIPAPVIPSTTTRIQVPKAINWHLLGEPHRSARVQRLSDALKEMEMQHFYPATGDIFTGAHASVDKQTLALMFQKDLGAFKGMGRPPKLPKLEKKAQPISKKKEEMPLWETFVALYHVLRMLQKRYAKDSAAWMEQFYQLMDLYQLKSPRIQRLLLELLQREELQPQETIYKNALKTKELAHGERLFYHLFCGHSRDPAGPLKFQDVVPLPGQNKVHIIQPEGIAQYGFLELAWKSLPQLSPHRIERLPSIPTLTMIGLNIRTLGSYGKMSLGHRF comes from the coding sequence atgaggaaactggccaaggaaaaagggaaaatagctaaggaagaaaggaaactgacagagccagaggaaaaaatgcagagaaaggagaaaccaaccaaagataaaaagaaactgaCCCATCCAGAAGAAAAAATGGCCCAGGAAGAAGAAATACCTGCTTCCCCACAAAAGGAATTAATTATGGAAGATCAGAAGTTAGTCCTAGAAGAAAAAAGACTAACTGGAAAAAGGGGACAACTactaaggaaaggaaaggaagtgaTCAGGAAAAAGAAGAAGCCAATCCTGAAAAGGGAAAGGTTGGAATGGGAAAAAATGCAGGCCCAGGAGGAAAGCATGAGGACCCAGGAAGAGAAAGAActggctgaggaagaggaggagctggctggggaagaggaggagctagctgaggaagaggaggagctaGCTgaggtagaggaggagctggctgaggaagaggaggagctggctggggaagaggaggagctAGCTgaggtagaggaggagctggctgaggaagaggaggagctggctggggaagaggaggagctggctggggaagaggaggagctggctagggaagaggaggaggtggctaaggaagaggaggagctggCCTGGGAAGAGAAGGAGCTGGGTTGGGAAGAGAAGGAACTGGGTTGGGAAGAGGAGGAACTGgctgaagaagaggaggaagtggCTGAGGAAAAGGAAGCACTAATCCTAGACATAGAGAAACAAgttggagaaaggaagaaacacatCTGGGAAAAGGAGAAACATgttgaggaagaggagaaagaggccTGGGAACTGGGGAAACTGGTTCAGGATCATTGGTTTAGAGAAGAGGAAGGACTGTctgggaaagagagagaacagaCATTAGAAATGGAGAGGTTGGCAGAGCAAGAGAGTAAATTAATCCAAAAAGAGAAATGGTTTGGCAAAGAGGCCCTTTATGGGGAACAGGAAGAACAAGACCAGACAGAGAGGCAGGCTCAAAAAGAGGAGAGCAAACAGTTAGcctgggaaagaaagaaactgtaccTAGAAGACAATGAAAAGTTTGGAGAACTGGAGAAATTgtcaaaagaagaagagaaattagCTCAAAAAATGGAGCAAGAagctgagaaaagaaaacaatgggccagagaaaaaataaaacaggtctCTGAAGAGGAAAAAATCACAGAGGAAATCGAGAAAGGGTCCccaaaagaagagaaacagaccataggaaaagagaaaaaagctgagaaaaagaagaaacagattgAGAAAGATGAGAAAGCAATTGAGGAAGAACAATGGATTCAGGAAAAACTAGCCTTACAAAAGGAGAAACTGTCCCACGAAGAGAGAGTATGGAGTCAGAAAGACAAGAAACGGTCctggaaagaggagaaagaggtaGAGCCAAAAAAACAACGAGtctggaaaaaagagaaattgtcCCTAGAAGAGGAGGAACAGGCTGGTGAAATGGAGGAACAGTTccaggaaaaagaggaagaggccaaggaaatagagaaaagggCATTGGCAAAGAGACAGGCCCCAAAAGACAGTAAACTGGCCAAGAAAAAGAGTCATATTgctgagaaagaaaaggcaacGGCCAGGGAAGGAATTGGCAtaactgagaaaaagaaaaaaataacccaagaagagaaagaaattatgaaagaagagGGCAAATTGTCCCAGGAAGACAGGCAACTGGCCTATGACATTACGACCAAGGAGAGGGATgttgccaagaaaaaaaagaaaaccaaagaggaaagaaaacaggcaatgagaaaactggatatagaAAAAGGGATTGGTTCTGAAGAGAAAGAGACTCGCTCCagggaagaaaatataagaatgaaAGAGAATCAACTGTTTGGGATCCTGGCAGGAATAGTTAGAGAATTGATTACAGTTccttcagaagaaagaaaaataactgagGGAGAGACATCACCCATTATAGAAAAGAGTGAAATTGATGGCCGCAGGTGGGAATTTTTTAAGGAACAGGAGGAAATAATTGAAGAAGAGAAGGAACAGGCTCAGAAAGATAGGAAACTAGAAGATAGACTGGCCACCAAAGAGAGAATGGTAACTGATAAAGAGAGCTCGGAGGAGGACGGAAAGTTATTAGAGGAGGTCCAGGAAAAGATACTGTTCAATAAAATCCAGGTACAGACTACGTTAAAGGAGTTTCAGAAGACAAATTTGTTAGAAAAAAGGCAGGTAGAGGAGCTTCTGAAGAGAGTTGAGGAGCATAAACTAGACAAGACTCAGATGAAGTGGTTATTAGATAATCTCAGAGGTATACTATTTGAGGACTTATATAAGAGCTTGACGGAGAAGGAAACAGAGGGAGGTCTAATTAagaaggggaaagaggaggaTATTCTgcccaagaaagagaaaaggaaacgtCTGATTAAGAAGAAGAAAGCAAGTACAAGTGAAGACGAATTGGAGGATAACTTGGCTAAGAAGCTAAAGGAAAAGGGTTCgactcaaaaaaggaaaatggaaaagaggttgactaaggagaaagagaggctgagtaagaaaaaagagggcctacaagaggaagagaagagcctTAGCGAAGAGGAGTTGGGGTGCTGgaatgagaaggaggaagaggagagcctgagtgaggaggaggaggagagcttgagtgaggaggaggaggacagcttgagtgaggaggaggaggagagcctgagtgaggaggaggagagcctgagtgaggaggaggaggaggagagcctgagtgaggaggaggagagcctgagtgaggaggaggagagcctgagtgaggaggaggaggaggagagcctgagtgaggaggaggagagcctgagtgaggaggaggagagcctgagtgaggaggaggaggaggagagcctgagtgaggaggaggagagctTGAGTGAGGAAGAAGACAGCTTGagtgaagagaaggaggaagaggaaatggaggaaaaagagaaggaggaggaggaaaggcagaAGGATGTGGAAAGCCTGagtgaagagaaggaaaaggagagcagGCTTATGGAGGCAATGTTCTCAGAAGAGGAGAGAGTATTGAAAACAAAGTTCTCAAAGGAAGAAGTGAGATTATCTAGGCTGGTGACTGAAGGTGAGGATCTTGCTGAGGAAAGGGAGGGTACAGCTAAAGGAGAAATGCATTTTAAGAGAGAGGGCTTGCTTGATGTAAGGAGATACTCCAGACTTATGGACAAGGCTGTGTGGCCAACAGTTCTGAAGAGCACCTCCAAAATACCATTCCAGGTAACCCTGGAGGAAAAAGAGGCAACGCCCCTGAAAGTGTTAGAGGATCACTTGGATTTTGAAGACAGAGAGGGCAGTCAACTTCTTGGAGTACACCCCGTGACAAGTTCAttgggaagagaagagaatgaaCTCTTGGAGAAAGCCAGGGGTATGTTTTTACAAGCCATGGAAACAGGCTTAGAGACCCAGGTCCCAGAAGGTCTCCATAGGCCAGAGTTTCAATTACCTGATACTTTCATGGAACCACAGAAACCTAAACACGGACCCAAAGGTGAAAGATGGAAGTGGTTCTTGGGGTATCAGGATTCTCTGATGGGGAAAACTGAGGGTCaggctccagctccagccccagccttTTCACCTGAAATGCCAGATAGGAGATATCGAAGGCCGGCCTTCTCAGAAGCAAGATTCTCAGACGAGGATTGGATTAACAATGCCTTAAAAAGGCTGGAAGCAGGAAAGCAACTTTCCAGGGATAGTTTTCATCGACTGAGTCAGATCCTCAGAGACTTTACTTCAAAGAGATACTTGAAATGGATGCGTATGTCCAATCTTAAGGTCATTGCTAAACATCTCAGGCAGAACCTAGAGTTAAGTCACACTGATATATTACAAACTTGTAAGGAGGTTTTGAGTCCAGTGCCCTTAAAAGAGATTCCTCCagttagaagaaaagaaacacagaagTGGTTGGGGCCATCCTCTATGCCCAAACCAGTATTACCATCAGCCATCAAGAGGACTCAGACCCCACAGGCTCTCAGCTGGCATCTCTTAGCTGAGTCCTACAGGAAGAAACAGGCAAAACAGTTATCCACTGCTCTCAAGGAGATAAAGCACCTTTATCCAGTCACAAGGGATGTTCCTACAGCTGTTTGTCCCTCTGTGGATAAGAAATCTCTAGCCTTGGTATTTGAGAAGGACTTCCCAGCCTTGATGAGGAAGGGTGAGAGCTCCAAATTTCCAACGGCAAAGAAGGTAGCACTGCCCATCCCTGCTCCAGTGATACCATCAACTACCACGAGGATTCAAGTCCCCAAAGCTATAAACTGGCATCTTTTGGGAGAGCCTCACAGGAGCGCGCGGGTACAACGGTTATCTGATGCCCTCAAAGAGATGGAGATGCAACATTTTTATCCTGCCACAGGAGACATTTTCACAGGTGCCCATGCCTCTGTGGACAAACAAACTCTAGCACTAATGTTCCAGAAGGATCTCGGGGCTTTTAAGGGTATGGGCAGGCCACCCAAATTACCCAAATTGGAGAAGAAGGCACAACCaatttctaaaaagaaggaagagatgcCTTTGTGGGAGACGTTTGTGGCACTGTACCATGTTTTGCGGATGCTGCAGAAGCGATATGCAAAAGACAGTGCTGCTTGGATGGAACAGTTCTATCAGCTCATGGACTTGTACCAACTTAAGTCCCCCAGAATCCAGAGGCTTCTACTAGAGTTACTGCAGAGAGAGGAACTTCAACCCCAAGAGACCATCTACAAAAATGCCCTGAAGACCAAGGAGCTGGCACATGGTGAGCGCTTGTTCTACCACCTGTTTTGTGGTCATTCCCGTGACCCTGCGGGTCCCCTCAAGTTCCAGGATGTAGTACCCCTCCCTGGGCAGAACAAAGTCCATATTATCCAACCTGAGGGCATTGCCCAGTATGGCTTCCTAGAACTTGCCTGGAAAAGCCTACCACAACTCAGTCCTCACCGTATTGAGAGGCTGCCCAGTATTCCTACTCTTACTATGATTGGGCTTAATATTAGGACTTTGGGATCCTATGGGAAAATGAGCCTAGGCCACAGATTTTAA
- the LOC109024266 gene encoding WD repeat-containing protein 87-like — MEPCGKMQAVLWIQKKGTEMKGMVEKMRLRMMDQLPPIQAMVHTGSYHMLIAYCGDMHLRLFGDHRRAFRFLGTVPCHFSTSCLFYDPEAELLLSGTLGAVVTWFILPNGMGIEMAQIVPMADHELVQGFSLNGPQGSLLALCEDTVRVFIHRGQGQLEEVKKFTPVASGSSITCSFTCVSQGNFYVGNRSGEIHAWGLDQGNFLHSFQAHSSSVICIHSRPEIHTLLTAGSESIVREWNLTYGNLLRQLNIDEDLQRLQFIDNTTFFCQTTYSFSLHHLPYFYSLFNVCGSAPQQVQRVCCGHNWTRILCATEDGLLRFLSPATGDLLVITWPLLVMDKALAWAYDLEREELFLAIGSSEVLVFDATCSPCTAKYLVCTSADRKDRVRCLAYGRSHLQKGLGGLMFCGHDSGIVRTLSHYSCARIENTVHSGAVLALSTLEGPQENALLCSYGIDNIIHLTEAVLQVNKVVLQPVSKILCGCPLKRVILLPGSVGAITESYCWRLWHYEGFLTSSESKQSFVWRETKCLHECDITSFDVCLPLKLFVTGGIDGSVRIWDFHGRLVTEFDSALHFGPLCFANNRGDLLLTFNQSIYIVSCLKLLPPA, encoded by the exons ATGGAACCCTGTGGAAAAATGCAG GCAGTACTTTGGATACAGAAAAAGGGtacagaaatgaaaggaatggtAGAGAAGATGAGGCTTCGCATGATGGATCAGCTGCCGCCCATTCAAGCAATGGTCCACACAGGTTCCTACCACATGTTAATTGCTTactgtggtgacatgcacctgagGCTTTTTGGAGATCACCGTCGAGCGTTCAGATTTCTGGGTACAGTGCCCTGTCATTTCTCCACCAGCTGCCTCTTCTATGATCCAGAAGCTGAGTTGCTGCTATCTGGTACCCTGGGGGCTGTGGTTACCTGGTTTATCTTACCAAATGGCATGGGCATCGAGATGGCTCAAATAGTACCTATGGCTGATCATGAGCTTGTACAGGGATTTTCCCTGAATGGCCCCCAGGGATCCCTGTTGGCTCTGTGTGAGGATACAGTGAGGGTCTTCATTCACCGGGGTCAGGGCCAGCTGGAAGAAGTGAAGAAGTTCACTCCTGTCGCCAGTGGCTCTTCCATCACTTGCTCCTTTACTTGTGTCTCTCAGGGCAATTTCTATGTTGGAAACAGGTCTGGAGAGATCCACGCTTGGGGTTTAGACCAAGGTAACTTCCTCCACAGCTTTCAAGCCCATTCCTCATCAGTGATATGTATCCATAGCCGGCCAGAGATCCACACCTTACTAACAGCAGGCAGTGAAAGCATAGTGAGGGAATGGAATCTCACTTATGGGAACTTGCTGCGGCAGCTGAATATTGACGAGGATCTTCAGAGACTGCAGTTTATTGATAATACCACTTTTTTCTGCCAGACCACCTACAGTTTTTCATTGCATCACCTTCCCTACTTTTATAGCCTCTTCAATGTCTGTGGTTCTGCTCCCCAGCAGGTGCAGCGGGTCTGCTGCGGCCATAACTGGACTCGGATTCTATGTGCCACTGAGGATGGTTTATTGCGCTTCTTGTCTCCAGCAACAGGGGATCTCCTGGTTATCACTTGGCCTCTACTTGTTATGGATAAGGCTTTGGCTTGGGCCTATGACTTAGAGAGAGAGGAACTCTTTCTGGCAATAGGCAGTTCAGAGGTGCTGGTGTTTGATGCAACATGCTCTCCTTGTACGGCCAAGTATCTTGTGTGCACTTCAGCAGACCGTAAGGATAGAGTAAGATGCTTGGCCTATGGGAGGTCCCATCTGCAAAAAGGCCTAGGAGGATTGATGTTCTGTGGGCATGACAGTGGCATTGTGAGAACCCTTTCCCACTATAGTTGTGCCCGAATAGAGAATACTGTTCACTCTGGGGCAGTATTGGCATTGTCTACCCTGGAAGGCCCTCAGGAAAACGCCTTGCTCTGTTCCTATGGCATTGATAACATCATACACTTGACAGAGGCCGTGCTTCAGGTGAACAAGGTAGTCCTTCAGCCTGTCAGCAAAATCCTCTGTGGCTGCCCCCTAAAACGTGTGATACTCTTGCCAGGTTCTGTGGGTGCCATCACTGAAAGCTACTGCTGGCGTCTCTGGCACTATGAAGGCTTTCTGACATCTTCAGAATCAAAACAGAGCTTTGTGTGGAGAGAGACAAAATGCCTGCATGAGTGTGACATCACTTCATTTGATGTCTGCCTTCCCCTGAAACTTTTTGTCACAGGTGGCATTGATGGCTCAGTCCGGATCTGGGACTTCCACGGTAGACTTGTAACCGAGTTCGACTCAGCCCTGCATTTTGGACCACTCTGCTTTGCCAATAATCGAGGTGACCTGTTGTTGACTTTCAACCAGAGTATCTACATAGTATCTTGCTTAAAGCTGCTCCCTCCAGCTTAG